The DNA window TCATGCGCCAGGGACGTTCCCCGACGGAGGCCTGCAGGGAAGCCGTGGCCAGGATTGTCCGAAAGCGGCCGGGATTGCGGAATGACGACACGCAAGTTGCATTTATAGCCATCAACCGGACTGGTGAAACCGGTGCCTGGGCCATACGGCCGGGTTTTGAGTATGCCGCCTGTGACGAAGGTGATCGTCATCGCCTGATAAAGAGCTCCGCCATGCTGGACCGCTGATGCCGTCAGGCAGCTTCGGCCGTGAAGTCACCTGCCCGTGCTCAGGTATAGGATGGAGGGCGATCATCCTGTTCGACGCCGAAGTCAAGGTTGGGCCGAGGCCCCATCTCGAACTCCAGTAATCCGCCGGCAATCAGTTCGCTGTGTCGAATCCAGTTGCGGCTGTGCGGTTGACCGTTGAAGCGCACGGACTGGACATAGACATGGTCGGGCTTGTTGTCGTGCGCCACGATGCGCAGACGACCTCCGGTCAGGGCCAGGTCCGCTTGCAGCACGGCAGGGCTGCCAAGCACGTAGATGCCGCTGACCGGATCGACCGGATAAAAGCCCAGAGCGTTGAGGATGAACCATGCCGACATCTGGCCGCAATCATCATTGCCGGCCTCTCCGTCAGGCTTGTCGTCATACATTTCACTGAGGATCCGCCGGACCATCGCCTGGGTTTTCCAGGGTTGGCCGGCATAGGCGTAAAGGTAAGCCACGTGATGACTGGGTTCGTTGCCATGGGCATACTGGCCGATCATGCCGGCAATGTCCGGAGGTGCGTCTGCGGGCAAGGTGGAGTCGGCAGCAAACAGCGCATCCAGTTTGCGTACAAAGGGCGCGTCACCGCCAAACTGCGCGATGAAGTGGTAGATGTCATGCTGATTGAGGAAGGTGGCCTGCCAGGCATTGGATTCGGTGAAATCACGCCATCGATCGGTATGGCCCATGGCGCGAGGATCGAATGGTTCGATCCAGGATCCGTCGGCATGGCGAGCCCGGGCGAACCCGGTAGCCGGATCAAAGACGTTGCGGTAGTTCTGGCTGCGTCTTGTCAGATGCCGGCGATCCTCGTCGGCACCAGCGGCCTTGGCCAGCTCGGCAACGGCCCAGTCGTCATAGGCGTATTCCAGCGTCTTGCTGACGGCTTCAGGTGCCTTGTCTGCCGGTATATAACCCAGTTGGCGATACAAGGCCAGACCGCGATAGTCGTCATCCATGGCCCGCTTGCGCCACAAGGGCCAGGCGGCCTGGAAATCGATGCCGGCAAAGCCCTTGGCATGGGCTTCTGCCACGACTACGGCGGAGTGATATCCGATCATGCAGCCGGTCTCCCTGCCTTGCAGCGGCCATACCGGCACACCTGCAGGACTCTGCGCCGCCATCCGGACCAGACTGTTGACCAGGTCAGGCACGCGCTCGGGCTGGATCAAGGTCAGCAGCGGATGCAAGGCCCGGTAGGTATCCCACAAGGAGAAGGCCGTGTAGTTCAGCTGTCCCTCCGGCAACTGCCGGATGGACATGTCCATGCCTCGATAGCGACCGTCCACATCGCTGAACAGTGTTGGCGCTACCAGGCTGTGGTACATGGCGGTGTCGAAGATCCGCTGCTGTTTGCGCGAGCCGAAGACCGCCCGGCTGCGAGCCAGTGCCGTGGTCCACGCCGCCGAGGCCTGCTGGCGAACCAGCTCGAAATTCCAGCCAGATACTTCGGCTTCAAGATTGCGCAAGGCTCCTTCAATATCGACCGCCGAGATGCCGGTCTTGACCAGGATGGTCTCGCCGCGGCGGGTGGAAAAATGCAGGGCGCACTTGAGTGTCTTGCCGCGGGTCTCGATCGTGGTGAGTGGTCCGGCCGTCTCGGGGGCATACACTTCAAAGCGTTCGAAAGGACGTGACAGCTTCAAGGCGAAAAAGATTTGCCGACCTGGTGCCCACTCGTCGACCTGTCGACTGCCAACCAGCGTGTCGTTGCCGATGACCCG is part of the Frateuria aurantia DSM 6220 genome and encodes:
- a CDS encoding GH92 family glycosyl hydrolase, which produces MHPRRRFLQQSLAAGVTPLAASPFATAVRAMTDDEKDRALRHVDVFIGTGGHGHTFPGATVPFGMVQLSPDTYNAVWDACSGYHRGDGSIMGFSHTHLSGTGCADLMDIMVMPCVGAVQTEPGQPTPAITIYHSRFDATHGGSDPGQSEHQPRGHTPGYRASFTSADETATPGYYSVILRDRRIKAELTATARVGMHRYTFPASDQSHLLLDLAHGAQDDPLTPAKVGHCHLRVIGNDTLVGSRQVDEWAPGRQIFFALKLSRPFERFEVYAPETAGPLTTIETRGKTLKCALHFSTRRGETILVKTGISAVDIEGALRNLEAEVSGWNFELVRQQASAAWTTALARSRAVFGSRKQQRIFDTAMYHSLVAPTLFSDVDGRYRGMDMSIRQLPEGQLNYTAFSLWDTYRALHPLLTLIQPERVPDLVNSLVRMAAQSPAGVPVWPLQGRETGCMIGYHSAVVVAEAHAKGFAGIDFQAAWPLWRKRAMDDDYRGLALYRQLGYIPADKAPEAVSKTLEYAYDDWAVAELAKAAGADEDRRHLTRRSQNYRNVFDPATGFARARHADGSWIEPFDPRAMGHTDRWRDFTESNAWQATFLNQHDIYHFIAQFGGDAPFVRKLDALFAADSTLPADAPPDIAGMIGQYAHGNEPSHHVAYLYAYAGQPWKTQAMVRRILSEMYDDKPDGEAGNDDCGQMSAWFILNALGFYPVDPVSGIYVLGSPAVLQADLALTGGRLRIVAHDNKPDHVYVQSVRFNGQPHSRNWIRHSELIAGGLLEFEMGPRPNLDFGVEQDDRPPSYT